In Bacillus toyonensis BCT-7112, a single window of DNA contains:
- a CDS encoding aminopeptidase P family protein yields MKSTFFAQNRERLAKTLHDESITILFAGQAPHMSADAHYKFVPNRNFYYLTGIDEPNVIFMLKKFGNGVEETLFIEKSDPVMEKWVGKTVSKEDAERISGIQKVVYIDSFEKTMAHTLFAENAQHVYLDLERREWKGTETKTLAFAKHVREQYPHITIGNVYPEICELRVFKTEEEIEIIKEAIAVTKDGIYNVLKHAKADMMEYELEAQFDFTLKSSGIKHHAFNTILASGKNATVLHYEDNDAQIQNGDLVLLDLGAQKDYYNADISYTFPANGTFSSRQKQIYNIVLKALKETTEIIKPGLNFAALNEHTKKVLAEECKAIGLIQEDEELSKYYYHGVSHFLGLDTHDVGTYKERVLEEGMVITIEPGLYIEEESIGIRIEDDILVTKDGYENLSKDIIRTVEEIEGFMSNNNVNVKEDEVVTK; encoded by the coding sequence ATGAAATCAACATTTTTTGCTCAAAATAGAGAACGATTAGCGAAAACATTACATGATGAATCGATTACGATTTTATTTGCTGGACAAGCACCTCATATGTCAGCAGATGCCCATTATAAATTTGTGCCGAATCGAAATTTTTACTATTTAACGGGAATCGATGAGCCCAATGTTATTTTCATGTTGAAAAAGTTTGGAAATGGTGTGGAAGAAACTCTTTTCATTGAAAAATCAGATCCAGTAATGGAAAAATGGGTCGGTAAAACAGTTTCTAAAGAAGATGCAGAACGAATTTCAGGCATACAAAAAGTTGTATATATAGATAGCTTTGAGAAGACAATGGCACATACACTTTTCGCAGAAAATGCGCAACATGTGTATTTAGATTTAGAGCGTCGTGAGTGGAAGGGTACTGAGACGAAAACGTTAGCGTTTGCTAAACATGTAAGAGAACAGTACCCACACATAACAATTGGTAATGTATACCCGGAAATTTGTGAATTACGAGTGTTTAAAACAGAGGAAGAAATTGAAATCATTAAAGAAGCAATTGCTGTAACGAAAGACGGTATTTACAATGTGTTAAAGCATGCAAAAGCAGACATGATGGAATATGAATTAGAAGCTCAGTTTGATTTCACACTGAAGTCATCTGGGATTAAGCATCATGCGTTCAATACAATTTTGGCAAGTGGGAAAAATGCAACAGTTCTTCATTATGAAGATAATGATGCACAAATTCAAAATGGTGATTTAGTACTGCTAGATTTAGGCGCTCAAAAAGACTATTATAACGCTGATATTAGTTATACTTTCCCGGCAAATGGAACATTCTCTAGTCGCCAAAAACAAATCTATAATATTGTATTAAAAGCATTGAAAGAAACAACAGAGATTATTAAGCCAGGCTTAAATTTTGCTGCATTAAATGAGCATACAAAAAAGGTACTAGCAGAAGAGTGTAAAGCTATTGGTTTAATTCAAGAAGATGAGGAACTATCTAAATATTATTATCATGGTGTCAGTCACTTTCTTGGTTTAGATACTCACGATGTTGGAACATACAAAGAAAGAGTATTAGAAGAAGGTATGGTTATTACGATTGAACCAGGTCTATATATTGAAGAAGAATCAATTGGTATTCGTATTGAAGATGATATCCTTGTAACAAAAGATGGCTATGAAAATTTGTCAAAAGATATCATTAGAACAGTTGAAGAGATTGAAGGGTTTATGAGTAACAATAATGTAAATGTAAAAGAAGATGAAGTTGTTACAAAATAA